Within Azospirillum thiophilum, the genomic segment CGCCGCGCAGAAGAAGCTGTTCTTCAGCCTGGGCCGCCTGAAGCGGAAGCTGGGCGAGTATGGCAGCGGCGACCTGCAGCCCGACAGCGTCACCAGCATCGCCACCGACCTGTCGGTGCCGGAAGACGACGTGGTCGCGATGAACCGCCGCCTGTCGGCGCCGATGGCATCGCTGAACGCGCCGATGAGCGCGGACGGCGATTCGGCCGAATGGCAGGATCTGCTGACGGACGAACGGCCGTCGGTCGAGGAGACGCTGGTCGAGCGCGGCGAGGCCCGCCAGCGCAGCGCCCTGCTGCACGAGGCGATGGGCGTGCTGAACGACCGCGAGCGCGACATCCTGACCTGCCGCCGCCTGTCGGACAGCCCGCTAACCCTGGAGGACCTGTCGGTCCGCTATGGCGTCAGCCGCGAGCGCATCCGCCAGATCGAGGAGCGCGCCTTCGAGAAGGTCGCCCGCCAGACCCGCGTCCTGGCTGCCGCGGCGGCCTGACCGTCGAAGCTTCCGGCACTTCCAGCGAGCCCCCCTATCGGAAACCGCGCCAGGAATCCCGGACCGCTCCGTGTAACCCCTCCATAAACGCCGGCGGCCCCGCTCTCTTCGCCGGCATTCGTGGAGGCGGACATGTCGAAGGTGCGTGCGGGCACCGGTCTTCCGATGGTGAATATCGAGGTCATCAAGGATGCCTTGACCCTCTATGAGGGCAACCGGATCAGCCGCTGGCAGGTCATCAACCGGCTCGTCCATCTCGGCCTGTCGGCCGATGACGCCAACATCATCGCCGACCGCGGCACGATCCCGCCCCATATCCTGGGCGGACACCACGGCACCTTGCGGAAATGACCGCGCCGGGCATGAAGACGGCCACAGGGACGGCCATGGAGACGTCGGCCACGCAGGCCACGTTCGCCACGGCCCTCGGCCTGCACCGCGCGGGCCGCTGGGTGCAGGCGGTGGCGGTCTACGACAGGCTGCTGGACGGTCCGCTGGCCGCAAGCGCCTATGCCAACCGCGGGGCGGCGCTGCGCCGGCTCGGCCGACCCGGCGAGGCGGTCGCCTCCTGCATCGAGGCGGTCGCCCGCCGGCCCGATCTGGCCGAGGCCTATGCCAACATCGGCGCGATCCTTCAGGAAAGCGACCATCCGCTGGCCGCGCTCGACGCCTGCCGCAAGGCCGTCGCGCTGGCGCCCGGCCTCCATGCCCCCTATCTGGCGATGGCGCATGCCCGGCAGGACCGCGGCGACCATGGCGAGGCCCTGGCCCTGCTGCGGCGGGCGGCCGACCTCGCTCCGGCTCTGGCGAGCGTGCGCTACAATCTGGCCGAGGCGCTGCTGCTGCATGGCGATTTCGAGGCTGGCTGGCGTGCCTACGAAGCGCGCTGGCAGGCCGGTGAACTGGCGCTGAAG encodes:
- the rpoH gene encoding RNA polymerase sigma factor RpoH — translated: MSSAIALRSTDSGESLSRYINDTHRYPVLAPEDEYMLAKAWSEHGDVDAAHKLVTSHLRLVVKIAGGYRGYGLPLSDLIAEGNLGLMTAVKKFEPERGFRLSTYAMWWIKASIQDYILRSWSLVKIGTTAAQKKLFFSLGRLKRKLGEYGSGDLQPDSVTSIATDLSVPEDDVVAMNRRLSAPMASLNAPMSADGDSAEWQDLLTDERPSVEETLVERGEARQRSALLHEAMGVLNDRERDILTCRRLSDSPLTLEDLSVRYGVSRERIRQIEERAFEKVARQTRVLAAAAA